A section of the Pochonia chlamydosporia 170 chromosome 2, whole genome shotgun sequence genome encodes:
- a CDS encoding peroxin 26 (similar to Verticillium alfalfae VaMs.102 XP_003001108.1), translating to MSSVNGSSFAAGSPTMTASTSDAFGRNILSSSISSLQSSTIASRHTSQISKTYRQASTLFLTRRLPEALTTLTPLITPPGSADDGEPAPVAAASRTTRIKVWSLYLTILNAILEMDPEEGKDAFGNQEWRALCSKVRDGQVWEEVVHNGYHGVEGDVDSDVVINLATLLLAHARDQTLNQRRLETYLATTTAPNLDLAGKFNGSPAPGSRMGSRYRSPAPGTSGANTPRDLNARVKILELYTLHVLLRNNEWEYAREFISVSSVLDDERREAFLQALQSLQEDQQEQERLEREERQRQEEELRREVEEARRQRAENEARERKRLEEERVRREASEVDYGVEQSPSSSTSGNRSRQNRPQPRHNKSSISSRQNGKAVAPATFTARATMVMTRLRSVIEELAVALNSNPALLMRFLVFLVGFLVMLGHKGLRQRIQRILGTSWNKVMATAGMGTKVSYI from the exons ATGTCGTCCGTCAATGGATCGTCCTTTGCTGCGGGCAGTCCGACCATGACCGCCTCTACCTCGGACGCATTTGGCCGCAACATTCTTTCGTCGTCCATTTCTTCGTTGCAGTCGTCCACCATCGCGTCGAGGCATACGTCTCAGATTTCCAAGACATATCGCCAAGCCTCAACCTTATTCCTGACGCGTCGATTACCCGAGGCACTCACCACTCTAACACCACTCATCACCCCACCCGGCTCTGCTGATGACGGAGAGCCCGCACCCGTAGCTGCTGCTTCGAGGACCACGAGGATCAAAGTATGGAGCCTGTACTTGACCATTCTTaatgccattttggaaatggaccCTGAGGAGGGCAAAGACGCTTTTGGTAATCAGGAATGGAGGGCGTTGTGCTCAAAGGTCCGCGACGGACAAGTATGGGAGGAGGTTGTTCATAATGGCTACCACGGTGTTGAGGGTGACGTTGACTCTGACGTCGTTATCAATCT TGCAACACTTCTACTCGCACATGCTCGTGATCAGACGTTGAATCAGCGTCGGTTGGAGACATATCTCGCCACTACTACCGCCCCGAATCTCGATCTCGCGGGCAAGTTCAACGGCTCACCGGCTCCTGGGTCGCGGATGGGATCGCGATACCGATCACCAGCTCCTGGTACCAGTGGCGCAAACACACCCCGAGATCTCAATGCCCGTGTCAAAATTCTTGAGCTGTATACTCTGCACGTTCTACTACGGAATAATGAATGGGAGTATGCTCGTGAATTCATCAGTGTAAGCTCAGTTCTGGATGATGAGCGAAGGGAAGCCTTCCTCCAGGCACTTCAGAGTTTGCAAGAGGATCAGCAAGAGCAGGAACGCCTGGAACGCGAAGAAcgtcaaaggcaagaagaggagctCCGCCgggaggttgaggaggccAGACGACAGCGAGCGGAAAATGAAGCCAGGGAACGGAAGAGGCTGGAGGAAGAGCGAGTGCGACGAGAAGCCAGTGAAGTCGACTATGGTGTTGAACAATCACCCAGTTCCTCAACAAGCGGCAACAGGTCTCGCCAAAATAGACCCCAGCCCCGGCATAATAAatcgtccatctcatcaCGACAGAATGGCAAAGCCGTGGCGCCCGCGACATTTACTGCAAGAGCTACTATGGTCATGACCAGGTTACGGTCAGTAATCGAGGAGCTGGCCGTTGCTCTGAATAGCAACCCTGCTCTGCTGATGAGATTCTTGGTTTTCCTGGTGGGATTTCTGGTCATGCTCGGCCACAAGGGCCTGAGGCAACGAATTCAGAGAATCTTGGGTACTTCATGGAATAAAGTAATGGCTACGGCCGGCATGGGCACCAAGGTCAGTTATATTTAG